In Melospiza melodia melodia isolate bMelMel2 chromosome 30, bMelMel2.pri, whole genome shotgun sequence, the DNA window CTGAAGGGTGACAACGGACGCGGGAGGGGTTGGCCGGGGCCGTCCTTCGCTGCCAAGCGCCTCAGGAGCCTGAAAGCGAGAAAACATcaaaaaaacctccccaaaactaAATACTCTTTAAAAATCTACAGTGAAGCGCTGGCGAGGATGTTTTTTAAACCGTATAAAAAGCACGGGGCGTGGGCGAGGGAGCGGAGAAGGAGCGAGGGACCCCGGCGGGGACACCCCACCCTTCCCGCCCTCAGCCCTGAGGGGAGGAAAAAGGGCGGGAAGCGCCGAGCGCGCGCGGGGCTGGAggcggggggagggggggggccgTTAGCGCCCCCTCGCGCCCGCCGCGGCCGTTGTGAGGGGCGGCGGGAGgatggcggggggcggcgggcggccccgctgccccccggGCGTTCTCCTCGGCGTGGCGGCCGTGGTGGTGGCGGCAGGATGGGGTGAGAGCGACTAGGGGcgggggagaagctgtggggatgTGTTGGTGTGAGGCTGGTCCGCTCAGGGGGTGGAAGAAGGGGTGGGAGCGTGTCAGGTGAGCTGGGGGGGTCCCCCATAGAATATTCCCTCAGAGGGGCAGATTGAGGGCCCTCAAGAGGCAACAGAGTGAGCAGCTCCAGCGACATCCCATTGGTGGGTGCCTCTCCACTGTGAGGGACAAATGTCCCCAAAAAACCTTCCCTCAGAGTGGGAGATGAAGCCCATCAGGAGGGGAGAGGTGGGCTCCATTAACATCCTATTGGTAGATACTGCTCCACTGTGAGGGACAAATGTCCCCAAAAACCTTCCCTCTGAGGGACAAATGTCCCTCCAAAACCTTCCCTCAGAGTGTGAAATGAAgcccctcaggaggggacagagTGAGCTCCAGCATCATCCCATTGGTGGGTGCCTCTCCACTGTGAGGGGACAAATGTCCCTAAAAAACCTTCCCTCTGAGGGACAAAAGTCCCCAAAAACCTTCCCTCTGAGGGACAAATGTCCCCCAAAAACCTTCCCTCAGAGTGGGAGATGAAGCCCCTTAAAAGGGGTTGCCATAGGTTCCAGACACCCCACTGTCCCCCAGGCTCAACCCTGGGACACAACAGTCAAGCAGGACCACCCCAGTGTGTCCAtagcctgaaaaaaaaaccccttatttTCAATAATTTCCACCTCTTCTGGGGAATCTTGTCACAAAAACCTTCATAACAAAATGTGCCAAAAGCCAGGGTGCAATAAAGGATTAACAATCACACATTTAGATTGATCCCCAATATTCCAATTCCTTTTCCCTGCAGTGAGAGCAGAACTGAAGGAAGAGCAATCTATTGATTTAATTGGAAAGAATGAAGTTTATGGTGACATCAGGCATGAAGGtgaacttgtcattttttccTATCTAGATTTAATTTTTACTAGAAATTTGTAGTATCAAGCACAGGGATCATTATGTAGCACCAGGATACATGGAACATTTTATGTGTAGGAACAAGAGAAAGGGTGATGAGGATGGAAATATATTTTGTCCCATAGTGCTGCTGGAAGCACTGATGAAAATTTAACATCTAAAAGAGGGTCTCACTGAAAATCTGGTGCTTTTTTAATGCCTGTACCACAGTTTGTGTGTGGGACACAAGTGTCTCCCTCTAACAGTCAGCACCAGCCACACTGTGGACAGTTCCAGGATATTAATTAAGAACAAATGGAGATTAATCTTTAATATCACACTTTGCAAGTCCAAAACTGAAAATAACACTTTAGACACAATTttcaattagattttttttttttttgtgattcatTAAATGTCAGCATTTTACATAATTTACCTGATTCTTTGTTGCAGTGAATGTGTATGTTAAGGTGTTTGCAAACAGCCCATTCCTGGTCTGTATGGATTTGGCTCTTTCTCAAGAAAGAATAATAGATCCCAACTATTTGTGGACGGGTCCAGATGGAAGAGTTTTACAAGGTTAGCTCAGACTAAAAATATCACATATTTATCTTCTTTCTATTCACACCCCCCCCAGTGGTTTCTTAGCCCTTTGCCAAATATTTCCACAAGTTCTGACATTAAATTCCATTTCCCTTCTCCCTCTACAAGTTACAAATACTTTTGCTAAAAAGGAAATTTGTAGTAAATCCTAAAACTCATAAATTTTAGATCATTTCAAGCTAACTTGAACCAGCATCACTATGCACAGGAGCAAGATTTCATCTTCAAATATTCTAAATGCATCAAAAATTGGACATTTCTGGTAATGCAACATTTCTATTTTAGGGCAAAGCTATGTGAATCTGACAGAGACAGGGAAGCTGATGGTGATGGGTTTCATGGTGCCAATGTCTGGTGCCTACACTTGCACTCTCTCCCACAAAGTCATCGAAACCACAACACAGGAAGAAACAGAAATGGTTGAGGCCTATAAATTCATGGTTTATGGTAAGATTGCTAAGTTAGGAGTGAGCACATTGGTGGGTTTGTGAGCTCTGTGTTTATTGCAAGgcttgatttaaaaaaattaccaaaataattaaaattttatcCTAGAatagaatttttattttattttttatttatagacATATATGCACCTTTTCATGATTTTGGGAAAAAGTTCAATATTCATGTTCCCAAGGATATATGGCAATAAATAATCTCTACCCTTAGGTATAGAATTAACTGCAAGAATTCCAGAGTTACCTGAGATCtgcactccagcccctcccatCTCTTGTAACCACTCTTCACCAACATCACTTCCCACTTACAACACAACAACCCAAAAAATGCTTGAGAAACactgattttaaaataataataaaattactcCTACACCATAATTGCATAGAATTGGCACCAATCTGTTTCAGACACACAGCTTTGCAGACAGGCTGGTTCTGTGCCATTTTacctccttttcttttgtttttattattgGGTACAGAGTCTCTACTAAGTACACAAATTCCTGTATGCTTCAAACTGAAATATCTCTTACTCTTGAGTCAGCTCTGTCAAGGACAAACATGTTATGACACAATTAATGGCAAtgcttcatttatttatttactattgAATAAAAGCCCATATTTCAGATACTAAAAGTGATAATCTAAGATTCAATCTGTGATTACACCCCAGATTCACACCCAAGCCATTTCCTCCCAGCCTACAGGGAAGCTGACCATGCCTATCAGGTGTCTGTTCGCTTCAGCACAACGAGCTGCGGGCTGAAAAACAACGACTTGTTCAtcaacatattaaaaaaaatcctcaacagCAGCATCTCCCACCTGACCTGCCACATCACAGGGTCATCCTACAAGTGCCACTCTATCAGGACACCAAAGGACGGCCTCCAGTATGAGCTGTTTGTTAATTTTCTAGGTAATTTCAGGGCTTGTTTGGGAGGGATTGTTTATTGTTATGAGCAACTTGTGAGTGCTACAAACGATGTCTGAAAATCGGCAGAGTCAAAAGGCACCTCTGAAAGTTGTTccgggtttgatttttttttttttttggagtccCTGTATTTTTTGTTGTTGCCCACAGATGGAGCTAAAACGCAGTTTTAATGTTAAATTTAGCGTTCAACTTTTTGCAATCCTAGCTAGAGCTGTGATTATCTAAGTTAGAGAGGATTGTCAGAAGGAGACAGCCCATAATACGTTCtaatgtcactgtcatatttagATTTTCAGGATTTGCTTTTTA includes these proteins:
- the ZPBP2 gene encoding zona pellucida-binding protein 2, which translates into the protein MAGGGGRPRCPPGVLLGVAAVVVAAGWVRAELKEEQSIDLIGKNEVYGDIRHEVNVYVKVFANSPFLVCMDLALSQERIIDPNYLWTGPDGRVLQGQSYVNLTETGKLMVMGFMVPMSGAYTCTLSHKVIETTTQEETEMVEAYKFMVYAYREADHAYQVSVRFSTTSCGLKNNDLFINILKKILNSSISHLTCHITGSSYKCHSIRTPKDGLQYELFVNFLVNPFAPGWEEVCQEFPYDCEDVTNKRVRQAAELIGKFFHQIKHVLKSEFQAVPTIQYVDNSFSMTPIDSCRPGFGRNHHTHQNCASCCVVCAPGTYSPNNEVTCQTCARPEASTYGAKSCH